CTTGACCTCTGGCTACATCCCAATGGGTGGTCTGGTTGTGCGTGACGATGTGGTTAAGGTCCTTAATGAGGGCGGCGATTTCAACCACGGCTTCACCTACTCGGGGCACCCGGTTGCGGCGGCGGTTGGTCTGGCAAACCTGCGAATTTTGCAGGAAGAAAAAATTGTCGAGCGTGTTAAGGCAGAAACGGCACCTTACTTGCAGAAGCGTTTACGCGAGCTGAGTGATCACCCACTGGTTGGCGAAGTGCGCGGTGTAGGGATGCTGGGTGCCATTGAGCTGGTACAAGACAAAGCCACCCGCAAGCGTTATCCGTCAGACAAAGCCGTCGGCATGATTTGCCGTGGTCATTGCTTCAACAATGGACTGATCATGCGCGCCGTGGGCGACACCATGATCATTTCGCCACCGTTGGTCATCAGTCATGCTGAGATTGACGAGCTGGTGGAGAAAGCTCGCAAGTGTCTGGATCTGACAGCAGAAGAGGTCTTGAAGTAAGGGTTTTATCCTTTATTTTCATTTGCTTATATCTGAATGTTGTCACCAGACAAGGACCTTGCCAGACTGCGCAAATGCGTGCGTCAGGCCCACCGGAAAGGTGCGTTGTTGAGCGCGCTTTTCCGGTCTACGACTACAACAACAGGAGCTGTATGCATGAGTAAAGTCAGCAAAACCCTTCTTGCCGTGTCTCTGGCGGCAGCTGTTGCAGGTAACGCCGTTGCAGAAGACAAAGTTCTGCACGTCTATAACTGGTCTGATTACATCGCCGAAGACACCCTGGAGAACTTCCAGAAGGAAACCGGCATCAAGGTCGTCTACGACGTCTTTGACAGCAACGAGACCCTAGAAGCCAAGCTGTTGGCGGGCAGCTCGGGCTACGACATCGTCGTGCCGTCCAACCCATTCCTGGCTAAGCAAATCAAAGCCGGTGTGTTCCAGAAGCTGGACAAATCCAAGCTGCCGAACTGGGAAAACCTCGACAAAAACCTGCTGCACGCACTGGATCCAAGCGACCCGGGCAGCCAGTATTCCATCCCCTACATGTGGGGCACCATCGGCCTGGGCTACAACGTAGACAAGGTTAAGGCTGCTCTGGGCGACGTACCGGTTAATACCTGGGACATCGTGTTCAAGCCGGAAAACATCGCCAAGTTGAAGGACTGCGGCGTGACCTTCCTCGACTCGCCGACCGAAATTCTGCCGGCTGCCCTGAACTATCTGGGCTTCAAGCCAGACAGCACCAACCCGGCTGAGCTGAAGAAAGCTGAAGAGCTGTTCCTGTCGGTTCGCTCCTCAATCTCTTATTTCCACAGCTCCAAGTACATCGGTGACCTGGCTAACGGCAACATCTGTATGGCCGTCGGTTACTCGGGCGACCTGTATCAGTCCAAGTCCCGTGCTGAAGAAGCTAAGAATGGCGTGAACATCTCCTACAGCATCCCGAAAGAAGGTGCTGGCAGCTTCTTTGACATGCTGGCTATCCCTGCTGATGCGAAAAACGTAGAAGAGGCTCATGTGTTCCTCAACTACCTGATGAAGCCGGAAGTTATCGCCAACATCAGTAACTACACGCAGTTCCCGAACGGTAACGCTGCCGCGACACCGCTGGTAGACGAAGCCCTTCGTAACGATCCGGGCATCTACCCGGATGCTGAAACCATGGCCAAGATCTACACCTTCCCAGATCTGCCAGCCAATGCTCAGCGTCTGATGACCCGCAGCTGGACCAAGATCAAGTCCGGTCGTTAATGCTGTTGATGTAATCGGAAGCGGCAGGATGACCTGCCGCTCTCCCAGAACAAGAAAAGGACCCCTTATGCGTCGTATTCCTCTCCTGGCAGGGCTTCTGGCTGCCGCTGTCACTACCGCACACGCTGCTGAGCCTGTGGTCAAGGTCTACAACTGGTCGGACTACATTGGTGAAACCACGCTGGACGACTTCAAAAAAGAGACCGGTATAACAGTCCAGTACGACGTTTTTGATTCCAACGAAACCCTTGAAGGTAAGTTGTTGGCTGGCCGTTCCGGCTACGACATCGTGGTGCCTTCGAACCATTTTCTCGGTAAGCAGATCAAGGCGGGGGCTTTCCAGAAGCTCGATCGCAGTCTGCTGCCTAATTGGGATAACCTGGACCCGGCTCTGCTCAAGCAACTGGATGCCAACGATCCCGGTAACCAGTATTCCGTTCCCTACCTGTGGGGCACCAACGGTATTGGTTACAACGTAGCCAAGGTTAAAGAAGTGCTCGGGGTTGATCACATCGACTCGTGGAGTGTGGTCTTCGAGCCAGAGAACATGAAAAAGCTCTCGGCTTGTGGTGTCAGCTTCCTTGATTCTGCAGATGAAATGCTGCCGGCCATGCTCAACTACTTGGGCCTGGATCCGAATACCCACAGCGCGGATGACATTGCTAAAGCCGAAGCCAAACTGCTGGCTGTGCGTCCTTATGTCTCTTATTTCCACAGTTCGAAATACATCGGTGATCTGGCTAACGGCAACATCTGCGTAGCCGTCGGTTTTTCTGGCGACGTAATGCAGGCTGCTGACCGTGCCGAAGAAGCCGAAAAGGGCGTCGAAATCGCCTACAGCATTCCTAAAGAGGGTGCCAACCTGTGGTTCGACATGCTTGCTATCCCTGTGGATGCGGGCAATGTCAAAGAAGCTCACAGCTTCATCAACTATTTGCTCGATCCGGCCGCCATTGCGGTGGTCAGTGATTACGTCGGCTATGCCAACCCTAACCTCAAGGCAGGCGAGCTGATGGATCAGGATGTACTCAACGATGAGTCCGTATATCCGCCACAAGCGGTGCTGGACAAGTTGTACATTTCTTCGGAACTGCCGGTGAAAGTGCAGCGTTTAATGACTCGCAGCTGGACCAAGATCAAGTCCGGTAAATAATACAAACGCCCGGTCGCGGTGCCCGGGCGCTCAATTCGTGGAGTTTTGGTAATGGCGGTTGCTTCCAGTGCCTATAAAAAAGTTCTCGAGGGTGATCAAAAGCCGAAAGAGGTTTTGGTCAAAATCGAGCGCGTAACAAAAAAATTCGATGAAACGGTAGCTGTTGAAGATGTTTCACTGACCATCAACAAGGGTGAGATTTTCGCCCTGCTCGGCGGCTCCGGTTCCGGTAAATCCACCTTGCTGCGCATGCTGGCTGGCTTTGAAAAGCCAACAGATGGACGCATTTTCCTTGATGGCCAGGACATCACCGACCTGCCGCCATACGAGCGTCCGATCAACATGATGTTCCAGTCCTATGCGCTGTTCCCGCACATGAGTGTGGCGGACAACATCGCCTTCGGTCTGAAACAGGACAAAATGCCTAAGGCTGAAATCGACGCCCGCGTCGAAGAAATGCTTAAGCTGGTGCACATGACCCAGTACGCCAAACGCAAGCCGCACCAGCTTTCTGGCGGTCAGCGTCAGCGTGTTGCGTTGGCTCGCTCGCTGGCCAAGCGTCCGAAGCTGCTCCTGCTCGACGAGCCAATGGGGGCACTGGACAAAAAACTGCGTTCGCAAATGCAGCTGGAACTGGTGGAAATCATTGAGCGCGTAGGCGTGACCTGCGTGATGGTGACCCACGACCAAGAAGAGGCCATGACCATGGCCCAGCGTATCGCCATTATGCATCTGGGTTGCATTGAGCAGATCGGCAGCCCGGTCGATGTGTACGAGACCCCGACCAGTCGTCTAGTCTGCGAATTTATCGGCAACGTCAACCTGTTCGAAGGCCAAGTGGTCGAAGACATGGAAGGCTATGCGCTGATTGCCTCGCCTGATCTGGAGCGTCCGATCTACGTCGGTCACGGCGTCAGTACCTCCGTTCAGGACAAGAGCATCACCTATGCAATTCGTCCGGAAAAAATGCTCATCAGCACTGAGCAGCCGACGTCTGAGCACAACTGGTCCCGCGGTATTGTTCACGATATCGCCTACCTGGGCGGCCACTCGGTCTTCCACGTGGAGCTGCCAAGCGGCAAGATCGTGCAGTCTTTTGTAGCCAACGCCGAGCGCCGCGGCGCACGTCCAACTTGGGATGACCAAGTGTACGTGTGGTGGGAGGACGACAGCGGGGTGGCGTTGCGCTCATGAATATCATCCGAAGCATCAGTCGCCGTATGCCCAAGGGCCGGCACCTGGTTATCGGGGTGCCGTTCCTCTGGCTGTTCCTGTTCTTCATGCTGCCGTTCTTCATCGTTCTGAAGATCAGCTTTGCTGAAGCAGATGTGGCCATCCCTCCGTACACCGACGTGTACACCTGGGCGGAAAACAAACTCACCCTGATCATCAACCTGGGTAACTACATCTTCCTTAGTGAGGATGCGCTGTACCTGGCTGCCTATTTGGGGTCCCTGAAAATTGCAACAGTCAGCACGCTGTTGTGCCTGTTTATCGGCTTCCCGATGGCTTATGCCATTGCACGGTCGCCGAAAGACAAGCAGATGGTGTTCCTGCTGCTGATCATGATGCCGACTTGGACGGCGATCCTGATTCGCGTGTATGCGTGGATGGGGATCCTCAGCAACAACGGCCTGCTTAATGGCTTCCTTATGTGGCTGGGCGTGATCGACGAGCCGCTGCAGATCCTCAACACCAACCTGGCGGTGTACATCGGTATCGTTTACTCGTACCTGCCGTTCATGGTGTTGCCGCTCTACGCCAACCTGGTCAAGCACGATCAGAGTTTGCTGGAAGCAGCAGCTGACCTGGGCTCCAGCACCTTCAACAGCTTCTGGAAAATCACCGTACCGCTGGCTAAGAACGGCATCATCGCCGGCTGCATGCTGGTGTTCATCCCGGTTGTGGGTGAGTTCGTGATTCCTGAGCTGCTGGGCGGCCCGGAAACGCTCATGATCGGTAAAGTGTTGTGGCAGGAATTCTTCAACAACCGCGACTGGCCGGTGGCGTCTGCTCTGGCGGTAGTGATGCTGGCGATCCTGATTGTCCCGATCATTCTGTTTAACCGTAACCAAGCCAAAGAAATGGAGGGACGGCCATGAAGCGTTTTAGTTTCTCCAACTTCATGTTGTGGGTGGGCTTGGCGTTTATCTACTTACCGATGGTCATTCTGGTCATCTACTCGTTCAACGCATCCCGTCTGGTAACCGTGTGGGGTGGTTGGTCGATCAAGTGGTACGTCGGCCTGCTGGATAACACCCAGCTGATGAACTCGGTCATGCGTTCCCTAGAAGTGGCGCTGTACACCGCCATCGCGGCGGTGGCACTGGGCACAATGGCAGCCTTTGTGCTGACCCGTGTCACCCGCTTCAAAGGTCGTACGCTGTTTGGTGGTTTGGTGACTGCACCGCTGGTTATGCCAGAGGTGATTACTGGTCTGTCGCTGTTGCTGCTGTTCGTGGCAATGGCTCAGCTGATCGGCTGGCCGGCAGAGCGTGGCCTGCTGACCATCTGGATCGCGCACACCACCTTCTGCTCAGCGTATGTGGCGGTGATCGTGTCCTCACGTCTGCGTGAGCTGGATATGTCCATCGAAGAAGCGGCCATGGACCTCGGTGCACGGCCGTGGAAGGTGTTCTTCCTGATCACCATCCCGATGATCGCGCCGTCGCTGGTAGCCGGTGCCATGATGTCCTTCGCCTTGTCGCTGGATGACCTGGTACTGGCCAGCTTCGTGTCCGGCCCAGGCTCGACCACGCTGCCGATGGAAGTGTTCTCTGCTGTGCGTCTGGGCGTGAAGCCTGAGATCAACGCAGTGGCGAGCTTGATCTTGCTCAGCGTGTCGCTGGCCACCTTCGTGATGTGGTTCTTCGCCCACCGTGCCGAAGAAAAACGCAAGAAGGCCCTGCAACAAGCTATGGACGAAACCACCGGCGCTGCGCAAACCGCGTAAGCAACGGTGTTATGAAAAGGGCCACTTCGGTGGCCCTTTTTTATTGTCAATTGTGGATTATCTCGTGAGGACCAAATTCAGTTGTGATTAGACGTTGCCAGACCAGTTCAGGTCGATCATCTCAGCTTTGGCTGATTCCTGACGGGTTTTAGTTTCTGCCCGTTAGAAATGCGTGAGGCATAAGTGGCGTTAGTCCGGGGCCTTATCGTGCAGGCATTATCGTTTCTACCAATGTATGCCTTTAATCAATCGATTTGAGCCAGGGCATGCAGGTGGGGACTATGAGGGCAATTCAAACAACAATAAAAGGAAACGCAATGCCTGCCCAGTTCCATAACCCGGTTGCCACCTATTTCGGCGGTGGCAGTCTTTCTCAGATCACTTCCCTCACTGACGGTCAGACCGTTGCACTTGTGATCTTCCCCGAAGCCCGTGGGCTTGGCCTGGTCGATAAGATCCAAGCCTTGCTAGGCGATCGTCTTGTACACATCGTTGAAGATGTTCAACCCAACCCTGATGTTGCCCAGCTTCGCGGTACTTACGAGCGCTTCTGGCAACAAGCCAGTGAATGCGAGACTGTATTGGCTGTAGGGGGGGGTAGTGCCATCGACACTGCCAAGGCACTGATGGTTGGCACCGAGTCCGGTAGTTTTGATGAACTGTTGTCTTTGCTTGCGACAGGTAAGCCATTTACGCCGCACCGTCTTAAGTCACTGATTGCTGCGCCTACCACTGCCGGAACAGGCAGCGAAGTGACCCCTTGGGCAACAATCTGGGATTCTGCTCAGCAGAAAAAGTACTCATTGCACTTGCCATGCACATGGCCTACCGCAGCGATCATTGATCCTGACCTGATGCTTACGGTACCTGCCAGCGTTACTGTTTCTACCGGTCTCGATGCGCTCTCCCATGCGTTGGAGTCTATTTGGAACGTCAACGCCAACCCGATATCTGACACTTTTGCCATCTCTGCTATCGAGGACATCCTCGAATGCCTACCCCAGCTACGCCAAGACCTGACGAGTCGTGAATTGCGCTCGCGCATGGCCTTAGCGGCCCTAAAGGCAGGGATGGCTTTTTCCAACACCAAGACAGCTCTGGCTCACTCCATCTCCTACGAGATGACCTTGCGCCATGGTCTTCCCCACGGCATCGCTTGTTCCTTCACCCTCCCATTTGTCTTGGGGTTGGCGTGGGGGCGTGACCCTGCGCGCGACCAGACATTGCAGCGTGTCTTCGGAAATGATCTGGGCAAAGCCCAGACACGCCTGCGGGATTTTCTCCACAGTCTCGACGTTAAAACTGAGTTCGGTGATTACGGCGTGACGGAGAGTGAGGCGCAAGAGATGGTTCTCTACGCCATGCAGGGTGCACGAGGCAAAAACTTCATCGGCACCAAAGCCGCTTAAGTCAACGCGCGCACCACATATGCGACTTCCCAAGTCGCGCTATTTCCTGTTTGCACCAAAAAAGAGTGCGTCCCCTCAACCTGTGGTTGAGGGGAGAGTACAAGAAGGAAAATACAATGAATCGTGCAGATACACTATCTGGTGTTGTTACTCCGATGACATCCTTTCGCTCAGCGCAGTGGCGGATGCTTCTGGCGGCGATGTTCTGTTACTTGTTCTTTTATACCGGTCGGCAAACTTTCGGTTTCGCCATCCCTGGTATGCAGGCTGAGTTCGGTTTAAGTAAAGAGGCTCTTGGCTGGATTTCAACCGCTATGCTC
The Pseudomonas mendocina DNA segment above includes these coding regions:
- a CDS encoding polyamine ABC transporter substrate-binding protein — its product is MSKVSKTLLAVSLAAAVAGNAVAEDKVLHVYNWSDYIAEDTLENFQKETGIKVVYDVFDSNETLEAKLLAGSSGYDIVVPSNPFLAKQIKAGVFQKLDKSKLPNWENLDKNLLHALDPSDPGSQYSIPYMWGTIGLGYNVDKVKAALGDVPVNTWDIVFKPENIAKLKDCGVTFLDSPTEILPAALNYLGFKPDSTNPAELKKAEELFLSVRSSISYFHSSKYIGDLANGNICMAVGYSGDLYQSKSRAEEAKNGVNISYSIPKEGAGSFFDMLAIPADAKNVEEAHVFLNYLMKPEVIANISNYTQFPNGNAAATPLVDEALRNDPGIYPDAETMAKIYTFPDLPANAQRLMTRSWTKIKSGR
- a CDS encoding polyamine ABC transporter substrate-binding protein, producing MRRIPLLAGLLAAAVTTAHAAEPVVKVYNWSDYIGETTLDDFKKETGITVQYDVFDSNETLEGKLLAGRSGYDIVVPSNHFLGKQIKAGAFQKLDRSLLPNWDNLDPALLKQLDANDPGNQYSVPYLWGTNGIGYNVAKVKEVLGVDHIDSWSVVFEPENMKKLSACGVSFLDSADEMLPAMLNYLGLDPNTHSADDIAKAEAKLLAVRPYVSYFHSSKYIGDLANGNICVAVGFSGDVMQAADRAEEAEKGVEIAYSIPKEGANLWFDMLAIPVDAGNVKEAHSFINYLLDPAAIAVVSDYVGYANPNLKAGELMDQDVLNDESVYPPQAVLDKLYISSELPVKVQRLMTRSWTKIKSGK
- the potA gene encoding polyamine ABC transporter ATP-binding protein, with product MAVASSAYKKVLEGDQKPKEVLVKIERVTKKFDETVAVEDVSLTINKGEIFALLGGSGSGKSTLLRMLAGFEKPTDGRIFLDGQDITDLPPYERPINMMFQSYALFPHMSVADNIAFGLKQDKMPKAEIDARVEEMLKLVHMTQYAKRKPHQLSGGQRQRVALARSLAKRPKLLLLDEPMGALDKKLRSQMQLELVEIIERVGVTCVMVTHDQEEAMTMAQRIAIMHLGCIEQIGSPVDVYETPTSRLVCEFIGNVNLFEGQVVEDMEGYALIASPDLERPIYVGHGVSTSVQDKSITYAIRPEKMLISTEQPTSEHNWSRGIVHDIAYLGGHSVFHVELPSGKIVQSFVANAERRGARPTWDDQVYVWWEDDSGVALRS
- a CDS encoding ABC transporter permease subunit, with the translated sequence MPKGRHLVIGVPFLWLFLFFMLPFFIVLKISFAEADVAIPPYTDVYTWAENKLTLIINLGNYIFLSEDALYLAAYLGSLKIATVSTLLCLFIGFPMAYAIARSPKDKQMVFLLLIMMPTWTAILIRVYAWMGILSNNGLLNGFLMWLGVIDEPLQILNTNLAVYIGIVYSYLPFMVLPLYANLVKHDQSLLEAAADLGSSTFNSFWKITVPLAKNGIIAGCMLVFIPVVGEFVIPELLGGPETLMIGKVLWQEFFNNRDWPVASALAVVMLAILIVPIILFNRNQAKEMEGRP
- a CDS encoding ABC transporter permease subunit, whose product is MKRFSFSNFMLWVGLAFIYLPMVILVIYSFNASRLVTVWGGWSIKWYVGLLDNTQLMNSVMRSLEVALYTAIAAVALGTMAAFVLTRVTRFKGRTLFGGLVTAPLVMPEVITGLSLLLLFVAMAQLIGWPAERGLLTIWIAHTTFCSAYVAVIVSSRLRELDMSIEEAAMDLGARPWKVFFLITIPMIAPSLVAGAMMSFALSLDDLVLASFVSGPGSTTLPMEVFSAVRLGVKPEINAVASLILLSVSLATFVMWFFAHRAEEKRKKALQQAMDETTGAAQTA
- the psrA gene encoding iron-containing alcohol dehydrogenase PsrA; the protein is MPAQFHNPVATYFGGGSLSQITSLTDGQTVALVIFPEARGLGLVDKIQALLGDRLVHIVEDVQPNPDVAQLRGTYERFWQQASECETVLAVGGGSAIDTAKALMVGTESGSFDELLSLLATGKPFTPHRLKSLIAAPTTAGTGSEVTPWATIWDSAQQKKYSLHLPCTWPTAAIIDPDLMLTVPASVTVSTGLDALSHALESIWNVNANPISDTFAISAIEDILECLPQLRQDLTSRELRSRMALAALKAGMAFSNTKTALAHSISYEMTLRHGLPHGIACSFTLPFVLGLAWGRDPARDQTLQRVFGNDLGKAQTRLRDFLHSLDVKTEFGDYGVTESEAQEMVLYAMQGARGKNFIGTKAA